From one Gemella morbillorum genomic stretch:
- a CDS encoding Cof-type HAD-IIB family hydrolase, with the protein MKWFITDMDGTFLNDKKEVAPNAQDVVVKLQDKGSKFIIATGRPDIAVKHYYYNLGMNDVVISNNGSLIRNLKTGEIVYQKSFTIDEVETIYNMFKELNDDVIEFHVYTLNYIYCNKLSFSMARMKRLEENMPDELKTPMYIHDDIIGEIKKNKEDCQKIMMIAKDHEKVEKFYKKVSKVLDVDGTFSATDFFDIMPKGCNKGTAIEKLAQHYNYPIDKCVVFGDNFNDKEMFDVAGWSVCPDNASTAIQNMCDEVIGNNNDFSVIKYVEDYYKKIK; encoded by the coding sequence ATGAAGTGGTTTATTACTGATATGGATGGAACTTTTTTAAATGACAAAAAAGAAGTTGCCCCTAACGCTCAAGATGTAGTAGTAAAATTGCAAGATAAAGGAAGTAAGTTTATCATAGCGACTGGAAGACCTGATATTGCAGTTAAACACTATTATTATAATTTGGGGATGAATGATGTAGTTATCTCCAACAATGGTAGCTTAATCAGAAACTTAAAAACAGGAGAGATAGTCTATCAAAAAAGTTTTACTATAGATGAAGTTGAAACGATATACAATATGTTTAAAGAGTTAAATGATGATGTTATAGAATTTCACGTTTATACATTAAACTATATTTATTGTAACAAGTTGTCGTTTAGTATGGCGCGTATGAAACGTTTAGAAGAAAATATGCCTGATGAATTAAAAACACCAATGTATATTCATGATGATATTATAGGAGAAATAAAAAAGAATAAAGAAGATTGTCAAAAAATAATGATGATTGCAAAGGATCATGAGAAAGTTGAAAAATTCTATAAAAAAGTTAGTAAAGTATTAGATGTAGATGGAACTTTCTCAGCAACAGATTTTTTCGATATAATGCCAAAGGGTTGTAACAAAGGAACTGCAATAGAAAAGTTGGCACAGCATTATAATTATCCAATAGATAAATGTGTAGTGTTTGGTGATAATTTCAATGATAAAGAAATGTTTGATGTAGCTGGATGGAGTGTTTGTCCAGATAATGCAAGTACGGCTATTCAAAATATGTGTGATGAAGTCATTGGTAATAATAATGATTTTTCTGTAATAAAGTATGTGGAAGATTACTATAAAAAAATAAAATAA
- a CDS encoding UDP-N-acetylmuramoyl-L-alanyl-D-glutamate--2,6-diaminopimelate ligase translates to MKKVDSMNILDIIENIKIKTIYGSLPTKVNNISQDSRKITKGDVFVAIKGYTVDGHNYIEKVIAQGAALVIASRYEDYNVQDCAVVVVKEHEIEKIASMLAKKINSGNKVHTVAVTGTNGKTSISTLVHNMLRELGESSSYIGTNGFGKNDDEPIYLGNTTPDVVTLHNKIGELHREDIKNLAFEASSHAMVLGRIYNVDIDVAIFTNLTYEHMDFHGDMQTYAYDKSLLFSTLGNNFSEAKYGVLNKDDEYYSIMSKCLYHQEINYSVLDEAADFYAYNIKQYSENGRYKTTFTLKSPEGEYECQTNYIGDFMVSNVLAALITVWLKGYSVEKLVNILPNLGALYGRMEILGEDLPIDIISDFAHTPDGYKKLLEATREIRKNKRTLLLTGMGGGRDISKGPLIGEIISEADYVVITTDSPRDEDVEVLMGTIEKGMTHKNYEKVWFRTDAVKRIIQLAEPGDVVILASKGREDYEILRGGKKVWHSDPVVAIEEAKKKFNVK, encoded by the coding sequence ATGAAAAAGGTAGATAGTATGAATATATTAGATATTATTGAAAATATAAAAATAAAAACCATTTATGGATCATTACCAACTAAAGTAAATAATATTTCTCAAGATTCACGAAAAATTACAAAAGGTGATGTCTTTGTTGCAATTAAGGGCTATACAGTAGACGGCCATAATTATATAGAAAAGGTAATTGCACAAGGAGCTGCCTTAGTAATAGCAAGTCGTTACGAAGATTATAACGTTCAAGATTGTGCCGTTGTTGTTGTAAAAGAGCATGAAATCGAAAAAATTGCAAGTATGCTTGCAAAAAAAATAAATTCAGGGAACAAGGTTCATACTGTTGCAGTAACAGGAACGAATGGGAAAACGAGTATTTCAACATTAGTACACAATATGTTACGTGAATTAGGAGAAAGTAGTTCTTATATTGGAACAAATGGTTTTGGGAAAAACGATGATGAGCCAATTTATTTAGGGAATACAACTCCTGATGTAGTAACTTTACATAACAAAATTGGTGAATTACATCGTGAAGATATTAAAAATTTAGCATTTGAAGCATCATCACACGCGATGGTATTAGGTAGAATTTACAATGTTGATATAGATGTTGCGATTTTTACTAATCTTACATATGAACACATGGATTTCCATGGTGATATGCAAACTTATGCTTATGATAAGAGCTTATTGTTTTCAACATTAGGAAATAATTTTTCTGAAGCTAAGTATGGGGTATTAAATAAAGATGATGAGTATTATAGTATTATGTCAAAATGCTTATACCATCAAGAAATAAATTATTCAGTGCTGGATGAAGCAGCAGATTTTTATGCGTATAATATAAAACAATATAGTGAAAATGGAAGATATAAAACGACATTTACCTTAAAATCACCAGAAGGTGAATACGAGTGTCAGACAAATTATATTGGAGATTTTATGGTAAGTAATGTCCTAGCTGCTCTTATAACGGTGTGGTTAAAAGGATATTCAGTAGAAAAATTGGTAAATATTTTACCGAACTTAGGAGCTTTATACGGACGTATGGAGATTTTAGGAGAAGATTTACCGATTGATATCATAAGTGATTTTGCGCATACTCCAGATGGTTATAAAAAATTATTGGAAGCAACTCGTGAAATTAGAAAAAACAAACGTACCTTATTGCTGACAGGAATGGGCGGGGGACGTGATATTTCTAAAGGACCGTTAATTGGTGAAATTATCTCAGAAGCTGATTATGTAGTAATAACGACAGATAGTCCACGTGATGAAGATGTAGAGGTTCTTATGGGAACAATTGAAAAAGGTATGACACATAAAAACTACGAAAAAGTATGGTTTAGAACGGATGCAGTAAAAAGAATTATTCAGTTGGCTGAACCAGGGGATGTTGTAATACTTGCCTCAAAAGGTCGCGAAGATTATGAAATTCTTCGAGGTGGCAAGAAGGTTTGGCATTCTGACCCAGTAGTTGCGATAGAAGAAGCTAAAAAGAAATTTAATGTGAAGTAG
- a CDS encoding GtrA family protein, protein MKNLIKKMLELYKEPKYKSVVNYIFFGVCTTLVNFVTYAILYYYGMEVMPANLISITLSILFAYFVNAKYVFNSKAVGFKKVFYELSKFFTARLTTLVIEVFGVELFIYVGMNAYLAKFIIQFVVLVANYVISKFLVFTKEKK, encoded by the coding sequence ATGAAAAATTTAATAAAAAAAATGCTGGAACTCTACAAAGAACCAAAATATAAAAGTGTTGTTAATTACATTTTCTTTGGAGTTTGTACAACATTAGTAAACTTTGTGACATATGCAATTTTGTATTATTATGGTATGGAAGTAATGCCAGCCAATTTAATATCGATAACACTGTCAATTTTATTCGCGTATTTTGTCAATGCAAAATATGTCTTCAACTCAAAAGCTGTAGGATTTAAAAAGGTTTTTTATGAACTTTCAAAATTTTTCACAGCCAGATTAACGACTTTAGTAATTGAAGTGTTTGGAGTTGAATTATTTATTTATGTAGGAATGAATGCCTATTTGGCTAAATTTATTATTCAATTTGTAGTACTTGTTGCTAATTATGTGATTAGTAAATTTTTAGTTTTTACAAAGGAGAAGAAATAA
- a CDS encoding class I SAM-dependent methyltransferase: MNHEIISELLSHIKNNNLSKITFSNIRNKESELDKVIAKPVNIKNNINIQFEYRYKRIIKHENIITANVDKIKIMLEELFSLAKDISVITSDEIINIKISKKFKVSINKKKTEKKNISFEHNTSKEYFLDEKQKYDFLIELGIQNKEGKILKARYNKFRQINKYLEFIKHATTQLDTKNQITILDFGSGKSYLTFSAYYYLTEILKLNVKIIGIDLKKEVIENCNNIAKKLNFNNLEFIYGDVIDYENKNKIDMVISLHACNTATDIALLKSLGWNTKVFFAVPCCQKEVNSQLDSTFIPFMLKHGIIKEKFSTLLTDSIRSEVLEVFGYKSDIVEFISEENTPKNQLIRAYKTTDKINFEKLVSLERFVESLNIKMFLLDEVKKLINSKE, translated from the coding sequence ATGAATCACGAAATAATCTCGGAATTATTATCTCATATAAAAAATAATAATCTTTCCAAAATAACCTTTTCTAATATTCGTAATAAAGAATCAGAACTTGACAAAGTTATTGCAAAACCTGTTAATATTAAAAACAATATTAATATACAATTTGAATATCGTTATAAGCGTATAATAAAACATGAAAACATCATTACAGCAAATGTAGATAAAATAAAAATTATGCTCGAAGAATTATTTTCTCTTGCAAAAGATATTAGTGTTATTACTAGTGACGAAATCATCAATATAAAGATTTCTAAAAAGTTTAAAGTTAGTATAAATAAAAAGAAAACAGAGAAAAAAAATATATCTTTTGAGCATAATACTAGTAAAGAATACTTCCTAGATGAAAAACAAAAGTATGATTTTCTAATTGAATTAGGTATTCAAAATAAAGAAGGAAAAATCTTAAAGGCACGCTATAACAAATTCAGACAAATTAACAAATATTTAGAATTTATTAAGCATGCGACAACTCAGCTTGATACTAAAAACCAAATTACAATTTTGGACTTTGGTAGTGGCAAGAGTTACTTGACTTTTTCTGCGTATTATTATCTAACAGAAATTCTTAAATTAAATGTCAAAATTATTGGTATTGATTTGAAAAAGGAGGTCATTGAAAATTGTAATAACATCGCCAAAAAACTTAATTTTAATAACCTAGAGTTTATTTATGGAGATGTCATCGACTATGAAAACAAAAATAAAATAGATATGGTTATCAGTCTTCATGCATGTAATACGGCTACAGATATCGCCTTACTAAAATCCCTAGGTTGGAATACAAAAGTATTTTTTGCCGTTCCGTGCTGTCAAAAGGAAGTAAACAGTCAACTAGATTCGACCTTTATTCCATTTATGCTAAAGCATGGTATTATAAAAGAAAAATTTTCTACCCTTCTTACTGATTCTATTCGTAGTGAGGTGTTAGAAGTATTTGGTTATAAATCAGATATCGTTGAATTTATTTCAGAAGAAAACACACCAAAAAATCAACTTATTAGAGCTTACAAAACAACAGATAAAATTAATTTTGAAAAACTAGTCTCTCTAGAGAGATTTGTAGAATCTTTGAATATTAAAATGTTCTTACTAGATGAAGTAAAAAAATTAATTAATTCAAAAGAATAA
- the brnQ gene encoding branched-chain amino acid transport system II carrier protein, with the protein MKKGLLTGLLLFGIFFGAGNLIFPPALGVNSGENFWPAILGFVVSGVGIAIVTLIVGTLNPKGYGAELDEKISPLYSTTYLVLLYLSIGPLFAIPRTAATSFDIGVAPLVKGSSLPWLLIFTVIYFACAFILAINPSKILDRVGKILTPIFALLIVILVILGVSKFDATNPAAKTYATSSVAFGTGFIEGYNTLDALASVAFCIIAMSALKQLGFKDKKEFLASTWVAGIVTAIGFSILYIGLGLLGNKFAVPAEVLADPKVNKGAYVLTESARGVFGNFGGIFLGVMVILTCFTTTVGLIVATSEFFNKKFPQFSYKAYAIVFTLVGFAIANIGLQDVIKFSVPMLLFLYPITVALVIIVIVNKYVALSKLGMQLAMGVVTLISILSVIGSTFKVAAIAELIAKLPLAAQSLEWLIPALVFIALAAVLPNRQKGKVYDFSEL; encoded by the coding sequence ATGAAAAAAGGTTTACTAACCGGATTGTTATTATTTGGTATATTTTTTGGCGCAGGTAATTTAATTTTTCCACCAGCGCTAGGAGTAAATTCTGGTGAAAATTTTTGGCCAGCAATTTTAGGATTTGTTGTTTCAGGAGTTGGAATTGCAATTGTAACACTAATCGTCGGGACTCTAAATCCAAAAGGATATGGAGCAGAATTAGACGAAAAGATTTCGCCACTATATTCAACTACATATTTAGTATTGTTGTATTTATCTATTGGTCCATTATTCGCAATTCCGAGAACTGCAGCGACATCATTTGATATTGGAGTAGCACCATTAGTAAAAGGAAGTAGTTTACCATGGTTATTAATTTTCACAGTTATTTATTTTGCTTGTGCATTTATTCTTGCGATTAATCCTAGTAAAATATTGGACCGTGTAGGGAAAATTTTAACTCCAATTTTCGCATTACTAATTGTAATTTTAGTTATATTAGGAGTTTCTAAGTTTGATGCAACTAATCCAGCTGCAAAAACTTATGCAACAAGTTCAGTAGCGTTTGGTACTGGATTTATTGAAGGATATAATACACTTGATGCATTAGCATCTGTTGCGTTTTGTATTATTGCAATGAGTGCATTAAAACAGCTTGGCTTTAAAGATAAAAAAGAATTTTTAGCAAGCACATGGGTGGCTGGGATTGTAACTGCAATCGGATTCAGTATTCTATATATAGGTCTTGGACTTTTAGGGAATAAATTTGCAGTACCAGCAGAAGTTTTAGCTGATCCAAAAGTTAATAAAGGAGCATATGTTCTTACAGAATCAGCACGTGGAGTATTTGGTAACTTTGGTGGAATCTTCTTAGGAGTTATGGTTATCCTTACATGTTTTACAACTACAGTAGGATTAATCGTAGCAACATCAGAGTTTTTCAATAAAAAATTCCCACAATTTTCTTATAAAGCATATGCTATTGTTTTCACATTAGTTGGATTTGCTATAGCAAATATTGGACTTCAAGATGTAATTAAATTCTCAGTTCCAATGTTACTATTCTTATACCCAATCACAGTAGCATTAGTTATTATTGTTATAGTTAACAAGTATGTAGCATTATCGAAATTAGGTATGCAACTTGCTATGGGAGTAGTTACTCTAATTTCTATATTGTCAGTAATTGGAAGCACATTTAAAGTAGCAGCGATAGCTGAATTAATAGCTAAATTACCGTTAGCAGCCCAAAGTTTAGAATGGTTAATACCAGCATTAGTATTTATTGCTCTAGCAGCAGTATTACCTAATAGACAAAAAGGAAAAGTTTACGATTTTAGTGAATTGTAA
- a CDS encoding NCS2 family permease has product MIERLFKLRENNTNVKTEVVSGLITFFSMSYILVVNPAVLSAAGIPLDRVFTATIIAVLVGTLIMALAANYPIVVAPGMGINSYFATLAATSGYNYKTLLATCFLAAVIFVILSATKFREILIDSIPNNLRYGISAAIGLFIAFLGLKNSALIVANPHTILSLGDLKNPVAYMTILGIFIILVLLALEVKGAIFIGMVVVAIISYFTGMLKVDKIFGIPHMDLSLLYNPVSESINVLQLGLYGIVFTFLMVTLFDTTGTMVAVTTQAGLVKNGKMEKVKEALLADSFASLAGSLFGSTPTSAYIESSAGVANGGRTGLTALTTSFFVVISIFLFPLASSLASVPAITSPALIIIGSFMMESIAKIDWADITEAFPAFVTIVGIPLTGSINDGIAFGFIFYVILKVSKRQWKNIHPLMYIFAILFVIQLLWLHI; this is encoded by the coding sequence ATGATAGAACGTCTTTTTAAATTAAGGGAAAATAATACAAACGTTAAAACTGAAGTAGTTTCAGGTTTGATCACATTTTTCTCAATGAGTTATATTTTAGTAGTAAATCCAGCTGTATTATCAGCAGCAGGTATTCCATTAGATAGAGTGTTTACAGCAACAATTATTGCAGTTTTAGTTGGTACTTTAATTATGGCATTAGCAGCAAATTATCCAATAGTAGTTGCACCTGGTATGGGAATAAACTCGTATTTTGCAACATTAGCTGCTACATCAGGTTATAACTATAAAACTTTATTAGCAACGTGTTTTTTAGCTGCTGTTATTTTTGTAATATTATCAGCAACAAAATTCCGCGAAATTTTAATCGATTCAATTCCCAATAATTTAAGATATGGAATTTCGGCTGCAATTGGGTTATTTATCGCATTTTTAGGACTTAAAAACTCTGCATTAATCGTGGCAAACCCACATACGATTCTTTCATTAGGTGATTTAAAAAATCCAGTTGCTTATATGACAATTTTAGGTATCTTTATAATCCTTGTTCTATTAGCTTTAGAGGTGAAAGGTGCTATCTTCATAGGTATGGTGGTAGTCGCTATTATTTCATACTTTACAGGAATGTTAAAAGTTGATAAAATTTTTGGTATTCCTCATATGGATTTAAGCTTATTATATAATCCAGTTAGTGAGAGTATTAACGTATTACAATTAGGGTTATATGGAATAGTCTTTACATTTTTAATGGTAACACTATTTGATACTACGGGTACAATGGTCGCAGTAACTACACAAGCAGGTTTAGTAAAAAATGGAAAAATGGAAAAAGTAAAAGAAGCATTATTAGCTGATTCATTTGCATCATTAGCAGGATCATTATTCGGAAGTACACCAACTTCAGCATATATAGAATCTTCTGCAGGAGTTGCAAACGGAGGACGTACAGGACTTACAGCATTGACGACAAGTTTCTTTGTAGTAATCTCAATTTTTTTATTCCCATTAGCAAGTAGCTTAGCTTCAGTACCAGCAATTACATCTCCTGCATTAATTATTATTGGATCATTTATGATGGAAAGTATTGCAAAAATAGATTGGGCTGATATCACGGAAGCTTTCCCAGCATTTGTTACAATTGTGGGTATTCCACTTACAGGCTCAATCAATGATGGTATCGCATTTGGATTTATATTTTATGTTATTTTAAAAGTATCGAAAAGACAATGGAAAAATATTCATCCATTAATGTATATTTTCGCAATATTATTTGTTATCCAGTTATTGTGGTTGCATATATAA
- a CDS encoding peptide chain release factor 3, whose translation MIEKIREQVEKRRTFAIISHPDAGKTTLTEKLLLFGGAIREAGTVKGKKTGKYAKSDWMDIEKQRGISVTSSVMQFDYDNKIINILDTPGHEDFSEDTYRTLMAVDSAVMVIDGAKGIEAQTLKLFKVCRMRGIPIFTFINKLDREIKDPLELLEEIEEKLEIETYPMNLPVGMGQNFFGIMDRKNHYIEPFKEDSDFVELDGEYNIVDDNPIAQDAMYQKCVEDMILVTEAGVDYDYEKQLRGEQTPVFFGSALSSFGVESFLNYYVDNAPTPKGRRGIHEEDIKPTDAEFSGFIFKIQANMDPKHRDRIAFLRVCSGEFNRGMDVTLARTGKKLKISRSTNFMADDKATVDVAYAGDIIGLYDSGNYQIGDTLYQNKKVEFEALPSFTPEIFVKVSAKNVLKQKHFHKGVEQLVQEGAIQYYKTLHTNQIILGAVGQLQFEVFEHRMKNEYNTEVIMERIGQKTTRWIENEDSINENMSSSRSILVKDLYDNYVFLFENDFAMNWFNDKYPEVKLFSKL comes from the coding sequence GTGATAGAAAAGATTAGAGAACAAGTAGAAAAAAGAAGAACGTTTGCGATTATCTCTCACCCTGACGCAGGGAAAACAACTTTAACAGAGAAACTATTACTTTTTGGAGGAGCTATAAGAGAGGCGGGTACTGTAAAGGGTAAAAAGACAGGTAAATATGCAAAAAGTGACTGGATGGATATAGAAAAACAAAGGGGGATTTCGGTTACCTCTTCTGTAATGCAATTTGATTATGATAATAAAATCATAAACATACTAGATACACCGGGACACGAGGATTTTTCTGAAGATACATATCGTACACTTATGGCGGTAGATAGCGCGGTGATGGTTATTGATGGAGCTAAAGGGATTGAGGCACAAACACTAAAACTATTCAAAGTTTGTCGTATGCGTGGTATTCCAATCTTTACATTTATTAATAAACTTGACCGTGAGATAAAAGATCCACTAGAGCTGTTAGAAGAAATTGAAGAAAAGCTAGAAATTGAAACATATCCTATGAATTTACCAGTTGGTATGGGGCAAAACTTCTTTGGGATTATGGATAGAAAAAATCATTATATTGAACCATTTAAAGAAGATAGCGACTTTGTTGAATTAGATGGTGAATATAATATTGTGGATGATAACCCAATCGCACAAGATGCAATGTATCAAAAGTGCGTAGAAGATATGATTTTAGTTACAGAAGCGGGTGTTGATTATGATTATGAAAAACAACTTCGCGGAGAACAGACACCAGTATTCTTCGGTTCAGCATTGTCTTCATTTGGTGTAGAAAGTTTCTTAAATTATTATGTAGATAATGCACCAACTCCAAAAGGTCGTCGTGGCATACATGAGGAAGATATTAAACCAACTGATGCTGAATTTTCAGGATTTATCTTCAAAATTCAAGCTAATATGGATCCAAAACATCGTGATAGAATAGCGTTCTTGCGCGTGTGTTCAGGAGAATTTAATCGTGGAATGGACGTAACTCTTGCACGTACAGGGAAAAAATTAAAAATATCTCGTTCAACAAACTTTATGGCGGACGACAAAGCTACAGTAGATGTTGCTTATGCTGGAGATATTATTGGATTATATGATAGTGGAAATTATCAAATAGGAGATACACTTTATCAAAATAAAAAAGTTGAGTTTGAAGCATTACCATCATTCACACCAGAAATTTTCGTAAAAGTTTCTGCGAAAAATGTTCTTAAACAAAAACACTTCCACAAAGGAGTGGAACAACTTGTTCAAGAAGGTGCAATTCAATATTATAAAACCTTACATACAAATCAAATAATTTTAGGAGCAGTAGGTCAGTTGCAATTTGAAGTATTTGAACATCGTATGAAAAATGAATATAATACAGAAGTTATAATGGAGAGAATAGGGCAAAAGACAACTCGTTGGATAGAAAACGAAGATTCAATTAATGAAAATATGTCGAGTTCGCGTAGTATTTTAGTAAAAGATTTATACGATAATTATGTATTCCTATTCGAAAATGATTTCGCCATGAACTGGTTTAATGACAAATATCCAGAAGTGAAATTATTTAGCAAGTTGTAA
- the secD gene encoding protein translocase subunit SecD: protein MRGRRNEKKKSSRILAFLSLVVIILTSIGLTTKTNAQKVNLGLDLQGGFEVLYQVEPLRDGQTIDEAAVKATADTISRRINILGVSEPVITVESGNRIRVELAGVKDQESARKVLSTQANLTIRDVDDKILLDGSDLQENGASQGFDQNNKPDVNLKLKDGEKFGNITSEISKRGAGKNLMVIWMDFNEGDSFKAESAKSNPKYISAPQVSQTINSKDVQITGNFTVKEAKEMAALLNSGALPVKLTEIYSNSVGAQFGADALSQTVLAGAIALGIICLFMLIVYRVPGFVASVMMVAYVYITVVFFNMISGVLTLPGIAALILGVGMAVDANIIMYERIKEEVRAGYPLKKAYLDGARQSLWTIFDSQFTTVIAAIVLFIFGTSSVKGFATMLLLSILVSFITSVFGTRLLLSLLVNSNIFNNRPEYFGVNKKSIHESKFGINSLKLNTKFEWLSFTKNMKKFFAFSIAIMIAGTISLGMFKLNLGIDFSSGTRIDVASNTELTTEQVKQDLSSLGVKDEKIVLTPDKKQVTVHSKDSFAQDKAIEIKEYFSKKYNKDANLSVVSPVIGKELAKNALFALMYASIGIILYVAFRFEWRMGLTSVIALLHDVAVIIFITSILRLEVDITFIAAVLTIVGYSINDTIVTFDRIREHMRHEKVLTSKEQIYKLVDVSLRQTLTRSINTVLTVIITVVVMLLVGSSSIYTFNVALLIGLIFGLYSSLFIAAQLWAVLKVRELNKKGKIEVSVRKSPKERKENDKVLV, encoded by the coding sequence ATGAGAGGAAGAAGAAATGAGAAGAAAAAGTCTAGTAGAATACTTGCCTTTCTGTCTTTAGTAGTTATTATTTTAACCTCAATTGGTTTAACTACAAAAACTAATGCACAAAAAGTAAATCTAGGACTAGATCTTCAAGGAGGATTTGAGGTACTATATCAAGTAGAGCCTCTAAGAGACGGTCAAACTATAGATGAAGCGGCAGTTAAAGCAACAGCCGATACAATCAGTAGACGTATTAATATATTAGGTGTAAGCGAACCAGTTATTACAGTAGAATCTGGTAATAGAATTAGGGTAGAACTTGCAGGAGTTAAGGATCAAGAATCAGCGAGAAAAGTTTTATCTACACAAGCTAATTTAACAATTCGTGATGTAGATGATAAGATACTTTTAGATGGTTCTGATCTTCAAGAAAATGGAGCTTCTCAAGGTTTTGATCAAAATAATAAACCAGATGTCAATTTAAAATTAAAAGATGGTGAAAAATTCGGAAATATTACTTCTGAAATTAGTAAACGTGGTGCAGGTAAAAACTTAATGGTAATTTGGATGGACTTTAACGAAGGTGATTCGTTTAAAGCAGAATCTGCTAAAAGTAATCCTAAGTACATTTCAGCACCACAAGTAAGTCAAACTATTAACTCAAAAGATGTTCAAATCACAGGAAACTTTACAGTAAAAGAAGCTAAAGAAATGGCAGCATTACTTAACTCTGGTGCTTTACCAGTTAAACTTACTGAGATTTATTCAAACTCAGTTGGAGCTCAATTTGGAGCAGATGCATTAAGTCAAACAGTATTAGCAGGAGCTATCGCACTTGGTATTATTTGTTTATTTATGCTAATAGTTTACCGTGTACCTGGATTTGTAGCTAGTGTAATGATGGTAGCCTATGTTTATATTACAGTTGTGTTCTTTAACATGATTTCAGGTGTTCTTACGTTACCAGGTATTGCAGCCTTAATTCTTGGGGTGGGTATGGCAGTTGATGCTAATATTATTATGTACGAGAGAATTAAAGAAGAAGTTCGTGCAGGATATCCACTTAAGAAAGCATATCTGGATGGAGCGCGTCAATCACTTTGGACTATTTTTGACTCTCAATTTACTACAGTAATAGCAGCTATAGTACTGTTTATCTTTGGTACAAGTAGTGTTAAAGGTTTTGCAACAATGTTATTACTATCAATTCTAGTCAGCTTTATAACTTCTGTATTTGGTACAAGATTATTATTAAGTTTATTAGTAAATTCTAATATCTTTAATAATAGACCAGAATATTTTGGAGTTAATAAAAAATCAATTCATGAATCTAAATTTGGAATTAATTCATTAAAATTAAATACAAAATTTGAATGGTTAAGTTTTACAAAAAACATGAAAAAATTCTTCGCATTTAGTATAGCAATTATGATTGCAGGGACAATCTCTTTAGGAATGTTTAAACTTAACTTAGGAATTGATTTTTCTAGTGGTACACGTATTGACGTAGCATCAAATACTGAACTTACAACTGAACAAGTAAAACAAGACTTATCATCGCTTGGAGTGAAAGACGAAAAAATTGTTTTAACACCAGATAAAAAACAAGTAACTGTTCATTCTAAAGATAGTTTTGCACAAGATAAAGCTATTGAAATAAAAGAGTACTTCTCTAAAAAATACAATAAAGATGCTAATCTAAGCGTTGTATCACCAGTAATAGGTAAAGAACTTGCAAAAAATGCATTGTTTGCATTGATGTATGCTTCAATCGGTATTATTCTTTATGTTGCATTCCGATTCGAATGGAGAATGGGACTTACAAGTGTAATAGCTCTTTTACACGATGTAGCGGTAATTATATTTATAACAAGTATTTTACGTTTAGAAGTCGATATTACGTTTATTGCTGCAGTTCTTACAATTGTCGGGTATTCTATTAATGATACAATCGTTACATTTGATAGGATTAGAGAACATATGCGTCATGAAAAAGTATTGACATCAAAAGAGCAAATTTACAAACTTGTTGATGTATCATTACGTCAAACATTGACTCGTTCTATTAATACTGTATTAACTGTTATTATTACAGTTGTCGTTATGTTATTAGTAGGAAGTAGCTCAATTTATACATTTAATGTAGCATTACTTATTGGTCTTATATTTGGTCTTTACTCATCTCTATTCATCGCCGCACAACTATGGGCAGTGTTGAAAGTTAGAGAGTTAAATAAAAAAGGAAAAATAGAAGTATCAGTTCGTAAATCTCCAAAAGAGAGAAAAGAAAATGATAAAGTATTAGTTTAA